Proteins encoded in a region of the Acidobacteriota bacterium genome:
- a CDS encoding deoxyhypusine synthase family protein: MSTPILEFVLKNYKNFNSRATRDALIAYWTHVDNGGRMFWAMAGAMSSAQLGITLAPAIREGLVHGLSVTGANLEESLFRLVAHDSYKDFPEYRYFTKQDDTRILNERMRRVTDTSIPEDEAFRAVEKFVVPMWKRASEKGDRRFWHEYFYELVLTIGEDLYEGNPEESWLLAAAKANLPIVVPGYEDSTFGNIFAAHVKVGDCNASIAKSGIEYMGAFYDQYGALSEGAGVGFFQIGGGIAGDFPICVVPSLKYDMESEAKPWAYFCQISDSTTSYGSYSGATPNEKITWDKLTEDTPMFVIESDATIVVPLMLSALLECKRHPAEARALMESAVR; the protein is encoded by the coding sequence ATGTCGACCCCCATCCTCGAGTTCGTGCTCAAGAACTACAAGAACTTCAACTCCCGGGCCACGCGCGATGCCTTGATTGCGTATTGGACCCATGTCGACAACGGCGGCCGGATGTTCTGGGCCATGGCCGGCGCGATGTCTTCGGCCCAGTTGGGCATCACGCTGGCCCCGGCGATTCGGGAAGGGCTCGTGCACGGTCTTTCAGTGACCGGCGCGAACCTCGAAGAGTCGTTGTTCCGCCTTGTGGCCCACGACAGCTACAAGGATTTTCCGGAGTACCGCTATTTCACGAAGCAGGACGACACCCGGATCCTCAATGAACGTATGCGTCGCGTCACCGACACGAGCATTCCGGAGGATGAAGCGTTCCGTGCTGTGGAAAAGTTCGTGGTGCCGATGTGGAAGCGCGCCAGCGAGAAGGGCGACCGTCGCTTCTGGCACGAGTACTTCTACGAGCTCGTGCTGACGATTGGCGAAGACCTGTACGAGGGCAACCCAGAGGAGTCGTGGCTGCTTGCTGCGGCCAAGGCCAATCTGCCCATCGTCGTGCCCGGATACGAAGACTCGACGTTCGGCAATATCTTCGCTGCGCATGTGAAGGTCGGCGACTGCAACGCGAGCATCGCGAAGTCGGGTATCGAGTACATGGGCGCGTTCTACGATCAATACGGCGCGTTGTCTGAAGGTGCCGGCGTCGGGTTCTTCCAGATTGGTGGAGGAATCGCGGGCGACTTTCCGATCTGCGTGGTGCCCTCGCTGAAGTACGACATGGAAAGTGAGGCCAAGCCCTGGGCGTACTTCTGCCAGATCTCGGATTCCACCACGTCCTACGGGTCGTATTCGGGTGCCACACCCAATGAAAAAATCACCTGGGACAAACTGACCGAAGACACACCGATGTTTGTCATCGAGTCTGACGCCACGATCGTGGTGCCTTTGATGCTGAGCGCGCTGCTCGAGTGCAAGCGGCACCCGGCCGAGGCCCGGGCGCTGATGGAGTCTGCCGTTCGATAG
- a CDS encoding cation transporter produces MSAVEESYRTARRVARLGIGVSAFLALSNIIVGLWAHSTSVLAMGFEFAGDVLASSIVVIGMGVAARPADDDHPYGHGRFETLSAFLVGVILAAGGVMICYQSLQAIGASHVPRVGAQLWRCWLPSFFVLSCLHGSSGSDARSGVRPWSQTPGTMPWTSCRPWRL; encoded by the coding sequence ATGAGCGCGGTTGAGGAGTCGTACCGGACGGCACGCCGCGTCGCTCGTCTGGGAATCGGCGTCAGCGCGTTCCTGGCGCTCAGCAACATCATTGTCGGTCTCTGGGCGCATTCCACATCCGTGCTGGCGATGGGATTCGAATTCGCCGGGGATGTGCTGGCCTCGAGCATTGTCGTCATCGGCATGGGCGTGGCGGCCCGGCCGGCCGACGATGACCATCCGTATGGGCATGGGCGTTTTGAAACGTTGTCGGCCTTCCTGGTGGGCGTGATCCTCGCAGCCGGCGGCGTGATGATTTGTTACCAGTCGCTTCAGGCCATCGGCGCCAGCCATGTACCCCGGGTCGGAGCGCAGTTGTGGCGCTGCTGGTTGCCATCGTTCTTCGTGCTGTCATGTCTTCATGGAAGTTCAGGGTCGGACGCAAGATCCGGAGTTCGGCCCTGGTCGCAGACGCCTGGAACGATGCCGTGGACATCCTGTCGGCCGTGGCGGCTCTGA
- a CDS encoding cation diffusion facilitator family transporter, with product MDILSAVAALTAVGLAMYDPGRFLVADHYGGFVVGIVVVITGLRVVKGASSELVDTMPPQELTAEVIAVAKTVPGVQGVDKMFARKTGLQYHIDLHIEVDPLMTVAASHAVGGHVRATLKRDLPWVADVLVHVEPSSD from the coding sequence GTGGACATCCTGTCGGCCGTGGCGGCTCTGACGGCCGTTGGCCTGGCGATGTACGACCCGGGCCGGTTCCTTGTGGCCGATCACTATGGCGGATTCGTCGTCGGCATCGTGGTGGTCATCACCGGCCTGCGGGTGGTGAAGGGTGCGTCCAGCGAGCTTGTGGACACGATGCCGCCCCAGGAACTGACGGCTGAAGTGATCGCGGTGGCCAAGACGGTGCCTGGTGTGCAAGGCGTCGACAAGATGTTTGCGCGCAAGACCGGACTGCAATATCACATCGACTTGCATATCGAGGTGGACCCGTTGATGACGGTGGCGGCGTCACACGCCGTTGGCGGGCACGTGCGAGCCACCCTCAAGCGGGATTTGCCGTGGGTGGCGGATGTGCTGGTTCACGTTGAACCGTCCAGCGACTGA
- a CDS encoding folate-binding protein YgfZ: MTPQYRTIATGAGWLDVSARGRLRFDGPDAASFLHALVTNDVASLPVGRGVYAAWLTAQGRMVTDMRLLRVAEGVLAEVPAGLASSLAVRFDHLIFAEKVAVVDDTGDTRALSVFGGRAAQVVADATGIPAARIAELSILDHVAHDGLTVIRTEDVTLPNFEIWMPTLRWDSAVAAVTAAGAVDVQPAGTAGQGTIFDALRIEAGHPLFGVDMTTDTIPLEAGLLDRAISTTKGCYVGQEVIIRILHRGGGRVAKLLVQLLADPDVTDVPDAGTPVFDQGREVGAVTSAAPGPATGRVVALGYVHRDSAEGGRHVTVGSSLSRWTVQREPAHPPPTANPA, translated from the coding sequence ATGACTCCCCAGTATCGCACCATCGCGACAGGCGCCGGATGGCTCGACGTCAGCGCTCGAGGCCGTCTGCGATTCGATGGCCCGGACGCGGCATCATTCCTGCACGCTCTAGTTACTAATGACGTCGCAAGCCTGCCTGTTGGCCGGGGCGTTTACGCCGCCTGGCTCACGGCGCAGGGGCGAATGGTCACCGACATGCGCCTGTTACGTGTCGCCGAGGGTGTCCTCGCCGAGGTCCCGGCGGGCCTTGCCTCAAGCCTGGCCGTCCGCTTCGATCACCTGATCTTCGCCGAGAAGGTCGCGGTGGTTGACGACACCGGCGACACACGCGCTCTCAGCGTATTCGGCGGCCGCGCGGCGCAGGTGGTGGCCGATGCCACCGGCATTCCTGCTGCCCGAATTGCGGAACTCTCGATTCTCGACCATGTCGCGCATGACGGCCTTACGGTCATCCGTACAGAAGACGTGACGCTCCCGAACTTTGAAATCTGGATGCCCACGCTTCGATGGGACTCGGCTGTGGCCGCAGTGACTGCCGCAGGCGCCGTTGACGTGCAACCCGCCGGTACGGCGGGGCAGGGCACCATCTTCGACGCTCTCAGGATCGAGGCCGGGCATCCACTATTCGGTGTCGACATGACAACGGACACGATCCCGCTTGAGGCCGGCCTTCTCGACCGCGCCATCAGCACCACCAAGGGCTGTTACGTAGGCCAGGAGGTCATCATTCGCATCCTGCACCGTGGCGGTGGACGCGTGGCAAAGCTCCTGGTCCAACTTCTGGCGGACCCGGACGTGACGGATGTTCCCGATGCCGGCACTCCGGTGTTCGATCAGGGCCGCGAGGTTGGGGCAGTGACGAGTGCAGCGCCTGGACCAGCCACCGGTCGGGTGGTGGCGCTCGGCTACGTGCATCGCGACAGCGCCGAGGGTGGGCGCCACGTGACTGTGGGCTCGTCGCTCAGTCGCTGGACGGTTCAACGTGAACCAGCACATCCGCCACCCACGGCAAATCCCGCTTGA